In a genomic window of Acidobacteriota bacterium:
- a CDS encoding PilZ domain-containing protein — MNQRQRPRTPLPNGLSGEVTVYRPLQVSDLSPRGARVETPEPLRVNSIRAFRFNLGDQTVVLKGRVCHSSVRTLDDDLVVYTSGVEFLDVPTVARQAIERFLDRAVMSPFAAEHGEIH; from the coding sequence ATGAATCAACGTCAGCGTCCGCGCACCCCGCTTCCGAACGGCCTCAGTGGCGAGGTCACCGTCTACCGGCCGCTCCAGGTGAGCGATCTCTCGCCGCGCGGCGCGCGAGTGGAGACGCCGGAACCGCTGCGCGTCAATTCGATCAGGGCCTTCCGCTTCAACCTCGGCGACCAGACGGTGGTCCTCAAGGGTCGCGTCTGCCATTCCAGCGTCCGCACCCTGGACGATGACCTGGTGGTCTACACGTCCGGAGTGGAGTTCCTCGACGTCCCCACCGTCGCCCGTCAGGCCATCGAGCGCTTCCTCGATCGCGCCGTCATGTCCCCGTTCGCCGCGGAACACGGCGAGATTCACTGA
- a CDS encoding gamma-glutamylcyclotransferase, which translates to MTGFDRRRRAGIEGKLRHRRRGSIRATLYDLGIYPAAIPDPDGCVWGEVYEMDDPVTVLAALDEIEGYREDHVDQSLYTRHLYPVQLDTGETLDAWVYFYNAPLGGALRIDSGDYLQHVRIR; encoded by the coding sequence ATGACGGGCTTCGACCGGCGCCGCCGCGCGGGCATCGAAGGCAAGCTCCGTCATCGGCGCCGCGGCTCGATTCGCGCCACGTTGTACGACCTCGGCATCTATCCGGCCGCGATTCCCGATCCCGACGGCTGTGTGTGGGGCGAAGTCTACGAGATGGACGACCCCGTCACGGTGCTCGCCGCCCTCGACGAGATCGAAGGCTACCGCGAGGACCACGTCGATCAGAGCCTCTACACCCGCCATCTCTATCCCGTGCAACTCGATACGGGCGAGACCCTCGATGCGTGGGTGTACTTCTACAACGCCCCCCTCGGCGGCGCCCTCCGCATCGACTCAGGCGACTACCTGCAACACGTCAGAATCAGATGA